A single window of Zea mays cultivar B73 chromosome 10, Zm-B73-REFERENCE-NAM-5.0, whole genome shotgun sequence DNA harbors:
- the LOC103641834 gene encoding protein CANDIDATE G-PROTEIN COUPLED RECEPTOR 7, which produces MQLDRFMAASVVVLAVVVSLAAVLPIARAEIKTTPIVSDSRSVILFEEFGFRRGGHATVSATGITWRVPEDSQLQAVDTTLMGFFLISNSLFYKINNESDYAEATGGAFCPLTSKYVQRLFLFKEVAPDGTGRGSLTIDSDDQYTVLFSSCQEGVEVTMEVRTEMYNLRRSGAREYLPVGLLPLPWIFAAAAAVHFAFLGTWVLVCVKHRRTAERIHAVMGALLLFKALKLACAAEDQWFVERTGTPHGWDVAFYVFGFFKGILLFTVIVLIGTGWSFLKPYLQEREKNVLMIIIPLQVIENIASAVIGETGPAGRDWLAWNQIFLLVDVICCCAVFFPIIWSIRNLREASKTDGKAARNLQKLTLFKQFYLVVVCYLYFTRIAASAVAAVLSYKYQWAVNVSIETASLAFYVFVFYNFKPVEKNPYLYVGDDEEEAAGGQLEMESTFEI; this is translated from the exons ATGCAGCTCGATAGATTCATGGCCGCCTCCGTAGTGGTCCTCGCCGTCGTTGTTTCCCTCGCCGCCGTCCTTCCGATCGCTCGCGCTGAGATCAAGACGACACCCATTGTCTCCGACTCGCGCTCCGTCATCCTATTTGAGGAGTTCGGCTTCAGGCGCGGCGGCCACGCCACTGTCTCGGCCACCGGCATCACATGGAGGGTCCCCGAGGATTCCCAGCTGCAGGCCGTGGACACGACACTGATGGGCTTCTTCCTCATCTCCAATTCCCTCTTCTACAAGATCAACAACGAGTCCGACTACGCCGAGGCCACCGGCGGCGCCTTCTGCCCGCTGACAAGCAAGTACGTGCAGCGGCTCTTCCTGTTCAAGGAGGTCGCGCCCGACGGCACGGGGAGGGGCTCCCTGACCATCGACTCCGACGACCAGTACACGGTGCTGTTCAGCAGCTGCCAGGAGGGCGTGGAGGTCACCATGGAGGTGCGCACCGAGATGTACAACCTGCGGCGGTCCGGCGCCAGGGAGTACCTCCCCGTCGGACTGCTGCCGCTGCCGTGGATCTTCGCGGCGGCGGCCGCGGTGCACTTCGCGTTCCTGGGCACCTGGGTGCTCGTCTGCGTTAAGCACCGCAGGACGGCGGAGCGCATCCACGCCGTGATGGGCGCGCTGCTGCTGTTCAAGGCGCTCAAGCTCGCGTGCGCCGCCGAGGACCAGTGGTTCGTGGAGCGCACCGGCACGCCGCACGGGTGGGACGTCGCCTTCTACGTGTTCGGCTTCTTCAAGGGCATCCTCCTCTTCACCGTCATCGTGCTCATCGGCACCGGCTGGTCCTTCTTGAAACCTTACCTCCAG gAGCGCGAGAAGAACGTGCTGATGATCATCATACCCCTACAAGTGATCGAGAACATCGCATCGGCGGTGATCGGGGAGACGGGGCCGGCGGGGAGGGACTGGCTAGCGTGGAACCAGATCTTCCTCCTGGTGGACGTCATCTGCTGCTGCGCGGTCTTCTTCCCCATCATATGGTCCATTCGCAACCTGCGGGAGGCGTCCAAGACCGACGGCAAGGCGGCGCGGAACCTCCAGAAGCTCACGCTCTTCAAGCAGTTCTACCTCGTGGTGGTGTGCTACCTCTACTTCACGCGGATCGCCGCGTCAGCCGTCGCCGCCGTGCTCAGTTACAAGTACCAGTGGGCCGTCAATGTCTCCATCGAGACGGCCAGCCTTGCCTTCTATGTGTTCGTGTTCTATAATTTCAAGCCCGTGGAGAAGAATCCTTACCTTTACGTCGGAGACGATGAAGAGGAAGCCGCGGGTGGGCAGCTTGAGATGGAGAGCACATTTGAGATCTGA